From one Candidatus Neomarinimicrobiota bacterium genomic stretch:
- a CDS encoding hemolysin family protein, producing the protein MMLEIVLAVIGLILSAFFSGAEIAYVSANPMQVEVWKRQDLPGAREASKLLNEPSSFLNITLIGTNIANIMATSFATIVLIEYFNEITVIALTALVILTFGEILPKTIFRERANVLTLKITPLLRGLRYPLYPFLVIAGWYSRLLTKWTSAEEKISDAFSKDDLRLLFTRVGSEDVIDKHEKRFITKLFSFGNQTARDAMTPRTDISAIDKNRTIQEAKEVFLESGHSKLPVYEDTIDKIVGVIFLYDMFEEHETIQEVIKDATFVPESKNIGEMLREFQENKNSIGIVIDEYGGTAGLITVEDIVEELFGEFEDEFDFDEMTVKKIDNGFVISGRAEIDYLNETLHLDLPDGEYETISGYLEDRLGRIPSSGEEIALGAQKFIITKATQKKIEQVKLILDNNSGSSMGSFNTGFPS; encoded by the coding sequence ATGATGCTCGAAATAGTGCTGGCTGTGATTGGGTTAATTCTTTCCGCGTTTTTCTCCGGAGCCGAGATCGCCTACGTCTCAGCCAACCCCATGCAAGTCGAAGTCTGGAAACGGCAGGATTTGCCTGGAGCCCGGGAGGCCAGCAAGCTATTGAACGAGCCCTCATCCTTTCTAAACATTACCCTGATAGGAACAAATATCGCCAATATCATGGCGACCTCGTTTGCCACTATCGTCCTCATCGAATATTTTAACGAAATTACCGTTATTGCTCTCACAGCTCTTGTTATACTCACCTTTGGGGAAATCTTACCCAAAACGATCTTTCGCGAGCGTGCCAACGTGCTGACACTGAAAATTACGCCGTTGCTCAGGGGACTCCGATACCCGCTATATCCATTCCTGGTGATCGCCGGCTGGTACAGCCGGTTGCTAACCAAGTGGACAAGCGCTGAAGAAAAGATTTCTGATGCCTTTTCGAAGGATGATCTCCGACTGCTGTTTACCCGGGTTGGTTCGGAGGATGTCATCGACAAGCACGAAAAACGGTTCATCACCAAGTTGTTTTCATTTGGAAATCAAACGGCCAGAGATGCCATGACCCCGCGGACCGACATCTCCGCCATCGATAAAAACCGCACGATTCAGGAGGCCAAAGAAGTCTTCCTGGAATCCGGGCATTCTAAATTACCGGTATATGAAGATACCATAGACAAAATCGTCGGCGTCATCTTCCTCTACGATATGTTCGAGGAACATGAGACGATCCAGGAAGTCATCAAGGACGCCACCTTTGTGCCGGAGTCGAAAAATATCGGTGAAATGCTCCGGGAGTTTCAGGAGAATAAAAACAGTATCGGGATTGTCATTGACGAGTATGGCGGCACGGCCGGGCTAATCACGGTGGAAGATATCGTGGAAGAACTCTTCGGTGAATTTGAGGATGAGTTCGACTTTGATGAAATGACCGTAAAGAAAATCGACAACGGCTTTGTGATTAGCGGGCGGGCTGAAATCGACTACCTGAACGAAACTCTCCACCTGGACCTGCCGGATGGTGAATACGAAACCATCAGCGGCTATCTGGAGGACCGGTTGGGGCGCATCCCGAGCTCTGGTGAAGAGATTGCTCTCGGCGCCCAAAAATTTATTATCACCAAGGCCACGCAGAAAAAGATCGAGCAGGTTAAACTCATACTGGACAACAACTCAGGCTCTTCCATGGGATCATTCAACACCGGGTTTCCATCGTGA
- the murQ gene encoding N-acetylmuramic acid 6-phosphate etherase, producing MDSSRNLVTEQSNPRTHNIDTLSTEEILRQINEEDKGVPEAVEKVIPEITRAVEIVTKRLRNGGRLFYVGAGTSGRLGVLDAAECPPTFRSDPEQVQGIIAGGADALVRSIEGAEDNEQDGADALDSHGVTSNDVVCGIATSGRTPFVIGALKHAGSQEIPTIAVICIPAEELEVKTDVVINPVVGPEVVTGSTRMKAGTATKLVLNMITTTTMIRLGKVYGNLMVDLTAVNNKLIDRAQRIVMEVTDVSRSEAARLLENAEYRVKNAILMALVGVGYEKSQILLEEAQGMLRDAIHSAMES from the coding sequence ATGGACAGTTCAAGAAATCTGGTCACGGAGCAAAGCAATCCCCGAACACATAACATTGATACGTTATCGACGGAAGAAATACTCCGGCAAATTAACGAAGAGGATAAGGGCGTTCCTGAGGCTGTTGAAAAGGTCATTCCCGAGATTACCAGGGCAGTCGAAATCGTAACGAAACGATTGCGGAACGGAGGGCGGTTATTTTATGTTGGCGCCGGAACCAGCGGCAGGTTGGGTGTCCTGGACGCGGCAGAATGTCCGCCCACATTCCGGAGTGATCCGGAGCAGGTGCAGGGGATTATTGCCGGCGGTGCGGATGCATTGGTCCGAAGTATCGAGGGTGCCGAGGACAACGAGCAAGATGGCGCGGATGCGCTGGATTCGCATGGTGTAACCTCCAACGATGTTGTGTGCGGTATTGCAACAAGCGGACGTACGCCGTTTGTCATAGGTGCACTGAAACACGCCGGATCTCAGGAGATCCCGACAATCGCGGTTATCTGTATCCCCGCTGAGGAACTCGAGGTAAAGACAGATGTGGTGATTAACCCTGTTGTGGGACCTGAAGTTGTCACCGGTTCCACCAGGATGAAGGCCGGTACGGCAACCAAATTAGTGCTGAATATGATAACGACTACGACTATGATTCGGCTGGGCAAAGTGTATGGCAATCTCATGGTAGATCTGACTGCCGTGAACAACAAACTTATCGATCGCGCACAACGCATAGTGATGGAAGTGACAGATGTATCCCGGAGCGAAGCAGCACGATTGCTCGAGAACGCCGAATACCGGGTGAAAAACGCAATTTTAATGGCACTGGTTGGTGTTGGCTATGAAAAGTCCCAAATACTGCTAGAGGAGGCACAAGGGATGTTGAGAGATGCAATCCATTCGGCGATGGAGTCATGA
- a CDS encoding anhydro-N-acetylmuramic acid kinase, whose translation MKSSQRRLEQKPPRILGLMSGTSLDGLDIALVKWNSDDLNDFKLEKFETYHYSNEFRNRIMEGTRGAARDLSDLNFQLGYQWAELVNRFLEENGIAAELINCLGSHGQTLWHDSGRSTLQLGESAVLAKQTGIPVVSNFREHDIAVGGTGAPLIPFLDWLLYRNLPGKSLVLNLGGIANITCLWQGIEQEDVRGWDTGPGNMVIDTLMEILSNGSTHYDDAGTLALQGQVDAELLSHLMEDDFIQAEPPKSTGRERYSDKYVREHFSLTRTTSSREQPRLLATGSEWTIAAVASNVQQYWENPEEVDRIIVSGGGIKNQFFMQSLASHFSNANIVSTKNFGVPAEAKEAIGFAVFAKAFIREIPANMPGVTGANRSVIMGKLTV comes from the coding sequence ATGAAAAGTTCCCAAAGAAGATTAGAGCAAAAACCGCCCCGGATTTTGGGGCTTATGTCCGGGACCTCGCTCGACGGCCTCGATATTGCGCTTGTAAAGTGGAACTCTGATGACCTGAACGATTTCAAACTCGAAAAATTTGAGACGTACCATTATTCGAATGAGTTTCGTAATAGAATAATGGAGGGTACCCGTGGAGCCGCCCGGGATCTTAGCGATTTGAATTTTCAGTTGGGCTACCAATGGGCGGAATTGGTGAATCGTTTCCTGGAAGAAAACGGTATCGCGGCCGAGTTGATCAACTGCCTTGGCTCCCACGGGCAAACCCTCTGGCATGACTCGGGCCGCTCAACCCTTCAACTGGGAGAGTCGGCAGTGTTAGCAAAACAGACCGGTATCCCGGTGGTGAGCAACTTCAGAGAACACGATATTGCCGTCGGTGGGACCGGCGCGCCGCTCATCCCGTTTCTGGACTGGCTGCTATACCGGAATTTACCGGGGAAGTCGCTGGTATTGAATCTCGGAGGCATAGCGAATATAACTTGCCTGTGGCAAGGTATTGAACAAGAAGATGTCCGCGGCTGGGATACGGGGCCCGGAAATATGGTTATCGATACGCTGATGGAAATCCTGAGTAATGGTAGTACCCATTATGATGATGCCGGAACATTGGCATTACAGGGCCAGGTTGATGCGGAACTACTGTCGCATCTCATGGAAGATGATTTTATACAAGCGGAGCCGCCGAAGTCCACCGGCCGGGAGCGCTATTCCGACAAATATGTCCGGGAGCACTTTTCCCTCACCCGAACAACATCATCCCGGGAACAACCCAGGCTGCTGGCAACGGGATCGGAGTGGACAATTGCTGCTGTCGCATCCAACGTCCAACAGTATTGGGAAAACCCGGAGGAAGTCGACCGGATTATTGTCTCCGGCGGCGGGATAAAAAACCAATTTTTTATGCAAAGCCTTGCATCTCATTTTTCAAATGCAAACATTGTATCGACTAAAAATTTCGGCGTACCGGCGGAGGCCAAGGAAGCAATTGGATTCGCTGTGTTTGCGAAGGCATTTATTCGGGAAATTCCGGCGAATATGCCGGGTGTGACAGGCGCAAATCGATCTGTGATAATGGGAAAATTGACAGTATAG